The nucleotide sequence GCGGCCGGCCTAGGGGCGAGCTccccggcggcgcggccagcCCAGGGGCGGAGCTCCCCCGCAGCGCAGCCAGCCCAGGGGCGGAGCTCCCAGCAGCGCGGCCAGCCTAGCAGCCGCCGCATCAGCAGGCCAGCACCTCGGCCCCgcctcacgccgccgccgctcgctgcAGCAGCAGGCCACCGCACCACCGCAGCTCGCCACCGTCACAGATTTTTCAGCTGCTCTGCTCAAGTGtagtgagagtgagagagagagagagagaggcgtccGTCCCACTCCCTCCCATGACTTCATCTCATCTCACGGTTGTCGGTTTTGTTTGCGATGTTCAGGAGCCGTGGGTGGCGCCTCGGTGCTCGAGCTGAGGCACCACAGCTTCAGCTCCGCGCCGGGCCAGTAGCAGGAAGGAGGAGGTGGACGGACTCCGGTCCACCGACGCCGCGCGCGTCTCGTCGCTGCAACGGCGCATCGACAAGTACAACAGGCTGATCACCACCTCGtcgaccgcggcggcggcggtggcggtgaccGCGTCCAAGGCACAGGTGCCCGTCACCTCGGGCGCGAAGCTCCGGACGCTCAACTACGTGGCCACCGTCGGGCTGGGCGACGGCGAGGCCACGGTGATCGTGGACACAGCCAGCGAGCTGACCTGGGTGCAGTGCGCGCCGTGCGAGTCGTGCCACGACCAGCAGGGCCCGCTCTTCGACCCGTCCTCGTCGCCGTCCTACGCCGCGGTGCCGTGCAACTCCTCCTCCTGCGACGCGCTGCAGCTGGCCATGGGCGGCATGTCGGGCGCCGCGGCGTGCAGCGGCGCCGACGGCGGCCAGGACCAGCAGCAGCCGGCGGCGGCCTGCAGCTACACGCTCAGCTACCGCGACGGCTCCTACTCCCGCGGCGTCCTGGCGCACGACAGGCTGAGCCTGGCCGGGGAGGTCATCGATGGCTTCGTGTTTGGCTGCGGCACCAGCAACCAGGGCCCGCCGTTCGGCGGCACGTCTGGCCTCATGGGGCTCGGCCGGAGCCAGCTCTCGCTCGTCTCCCAGACCATGGACCAGTTCGGCGGCGTCTTCTCCTAGCAGCCGCCGCTCGCCGCATCAGCAGGCCAGCACCTCGGCCCCGCCTCACGCCGCCGCCTCTCGCTGCAGCAGCAGGCCACCGCACCACCGCAGCTCGCCACCGACCGGCCGGCCGGAGAGCCCCGACCGGGTCTTCCCCACGCGCGCCCCCCTGCGCTGCTGCCTTGCTCAGCCATGGCTGTGTTCGGAGAAGGAAGAAAGTCCATTTGCAGAGAAAAGGTGCGGCTAGGTTCCTACAGGGCTGCGAAACGTGGTCCGGTTCGACCAAATTGAGTCTGGCTCGACCAAGTGCGGTCCAAGGGGCATCAGTGGTCATTTTACAAATTTTCTCTCTCCCAATCTCTGGAAATAATTATTTTAATCGACGCGGTGTCCACTGGCAAATAAACACGAATTTGGAATGTTACTCAGCAAATGCTACGCTTGGCGGTGTGTTCCAGCCAAATACCCGTTTTCGCGATGTCCCACGGCAAAAATTCCCTTTTTTTATAATAGAGCTCTTCTTCAACACACGCATTAAAAAGAAAAAAGTTACCTATCATTATATTTATCTTTACTTTTTTTTCAAATGGCCTACCAATAACATTAAAATCTCCATCAATTAAAAGTAGTTTGTCATTAAAATTGCACAAAGTGCAACACTGGATTGTCGTTCCTAATAAATCGGCCGTTGCCGTTGTTTAAATTCAATGGTTCGGTACTGGGTCGCTGTCCGGTCGTGCTTTGCCGGCCGCATCGATCAAAAGCTCTCGTACGACGACGCATGGTATAGGGTCCGCGTCAGGCCACACGCACCTCGTCGTCCGTGGCTGATGATCATGCATTCTTTCTCCGCGGAAAACTACCACGCACTGGATCACTCTCTTCTCTTCGCTCTCGAGTCAAATATAGGGTCAGCATGGGTTGGTAATTACCGTGGATAGAAGGATATGCTTTCACCGTTATCATTTACGGAATTACCGTGGTAAAGGCAAACCGAGCTCCAATCTTTTCTCATCCAAACCTCAATTCGCCAACGATACTCCACCGCGGGCGAATGTCCCGCATCCAGACGCCAGACGCAACGTGGTCTCACAGTGTCCATGTATTGTATACTTCCATTAGATACTTAGGTAAAAAAATATCCCACTCTGCAAGCTGGCTCTTCTACCAGATCCAGTCGAATCCCACTTTCCCCGAGTCCACGGCGTCGACCGCCTCCTAGCCCCACGCTCCGTGCACGAGGCCTTCAACCGCCGCCGCAGCCTGGCGTCGATCTCCGCGGCTCTCCCGACGGGTGCCCCCGAGGTGAACGGCGCACACACCGCCTCCCCAGGAAGCCCGGGCCTATCCCTGGACCCACGCGCACTGCTGGGTGCCCCCGCCGGCGCTTCCCGTGTGGGACGCCATGGCACCAGGCCCCGCCATTGCACCAGCGCGGGCACCTGGTCCAGGATCCGGGACGCACCGCTTTGGTAGGCAGGGCATGTGAAGGACTTCATCCAGACGCTGCTGTTGTACTGCTGCTCTCCTCCGTGACCGCACCCCAGCCCTCATTTGCCCCTACCTCCTGCTCGGCTACCTCGAGGCTTGCTTGACAAAGTGGTCGCCGCCCACTATAGTGTCACGCttgacatgttgcaagcgtatgtttcaagtgtttcagttatttcagaggtatgttgcaagtatttcatgtggatgttgcatatgttgcaatggttgtacacttatgttgcaaacgtctgtttttttagacatatgttgcaagtgtgtttatttggatgttgcatgtgtttcacacATGTGATGCATGtgcttttatctagatgttgcatatattttgcaattGCTTTCAAGcgttttcatgtgtttttacaagtgtttcagacgtatgatgcaagtgtttcaactattttgaacgcatgttgcaaatgtttcatttggatgtttcaaaagtagattgggtgttgcaTCTCTCTGCTCGCCTTGGGTGTAGGCCCGCGTGGGGGCGCGCGGCGTGGGTGGGGCACAAGTCGTTCGAGTGGCGCAGAACCCGAGCTAGTGGGGCGTGCGGCATGGAGCAGGCACGAGGCGTGGGGAGCAGCAGGCGGCGTGGGTCTGGCGTGGGGGCGAGCGACCTGAGTGGGGCACGAGTTGTTCGAGTGGCGCAGAACCCGAGTGAGCGGGGCGTGCGACACATAGCAGGCGCAGGGCGCGGGGAGCAGCGTCCGGACAGGGCCTAGGGCCGAACATCCAGGCGCTAGCTTGTCCGATTCGCCAACCgtgtattctttttttttttttgtgacaaGTTCCAACCGTGTATTCTTTGAATATTTCTTCCACAGTTGAGTACCACACTATTGTATTGCACTACCACGTAGTCGCATCAGGTTGCAGTGACACATGATAGCATACATAGTCATAGTTGTTCTTGTTCATGAGCATTCTTTTTTTTCACCATAAACACAAAATCATGAAATCCACCCGGTCGccaaccttttttttttctcccgtGGGCAGGAAAACACATTTGAGATGGAAGGAGGATAATTTAGGGTGCCACTAAATTTGGGGCGTTGGATAAGAATAAGATTATTGTTGGAGTTTCTTTTGGTATAAACCTTTTTTTTTACAATAGGAAGTTAAATATGAACACTCTTGGAGATAGTTGTATCTAAAGTAACAATTTACCACCCGCTTGATTGAGTAGCATTTTTTTAGCGTCATAGCCACTATTCACACTccctcaatcaccaaaaatgtcattccaaaacctatactatgaaaatatatttcatgatgaaTGTAATAACACTTAGTTAATATTATAAATATCATTCCTTTTTTTTAATAAACTTAGTCAAATGTCAGGTGGTTTGAAACTAGAATGACATTCTTTTGGGGCAGATGAGAACGAGCAATTGCCACTCGAAGATTGTCATAATGCGCAAACATTTTCGTTTTCCAAATGTATCCACTTGAAAGGGCACCTCATGAACATACAGCTTAAAAAAAAGTGCCATCGACATACAGATTAGGACAGGAAATTATTACAGGGGAGAAAACAACTGAAGAATTTTCGCAATCATAGTTTCCAGTAATTTCCACGCTAATACATCACAAAAAGCGAACATTCAAGCACCTACAGTCCAACCAGTTAGCCTAAAGATCAAAATTTCAGTATGAGTTCCCTGCAATTTCAGTTGACCAGAACATCCTAGAATCAAACGGCCTCCTACATAGTGAAAGACGGGGGAAAAAAATTATTGGTAATACCTGTGTGCAACAACCGTGCTGCCATATACTATACTTGGATGCGAAAAATGCAATGAGATTCTTTCAGTGGATGTCAATGCTGGATCTGCTTTAGCTTTTCTTCTTGGTTTTCATAATCTTCAAGCCTCTTCAACCACCGCAAACCGAGATCACAGCCTGCCTCAGCTGCAATTTGAAACTGTTCTTTAGCTAGCTTTATTGGATCCTGCTGCAGGTTCCTTTTCCTCATTTTCCCAGTTGATGGACTCTTGCCTGAGTTGAATCTCGTAATCACTTCAGGTATTTCAACACCTGAAAACAATTGCAATGTTAGGTGGAATGAATAATTAATTTGTAATAAGATGTTACATGCTTTAGAATGCCAAAAATAACCAATATTCCACAATCAATGATACAataatggtaactaagttacccAGACTCTATAGTTATCTCACAAACCTTTAAGAAGCAAGGATCCATATGCGACAGCAGCACCAGCATGTCCCTGGTGATGGTCAGAGTTCAAGTCTCAGAACACAAACCACAATCAAGTTATGTATACGAGAAACTGAACTTTGAGCATGTAATTCATATCATACTATCAATTATTTAGTTTTGTTGGAAAAACTTGACACCTTTTCTGAAGCTCTATGAAAACACCACAACGCGGAAGCTATATCTCTCTTAACACAGTCCCCAGTTAGATATACAGCACCGAGAAGATATAAAGCGCCAGGGTGCAGCTGCAATCAAGGACTCAGGTCAAAATAAAATAGTCCTGACAAATGGCATGTCAGAAAGCACAGGATCAGCATTCAGGTAAGCAGCATACTGCATACCTGATCAACAGCTTGCTCAATGTAATGGAAAGCCTGTTGATCTGACTGAACATAGTCATTCTACAAGAGCAACAGAGAAAAAAACATCCATTAAAATGAACACAAATTCCATGAATATCAAATGGCCATTGCCTAACAAAAAACTAGGTGATTGAACCCAATGAGCGGAAGGGACAGGGGGTATGAACTGTGAAAACCTCAATTCTTAGTCGACATCCAAGTTCATACTGTGCATCTGGATCACCCATATTTGCAGCTTCAACCAACAAAGCAGCACCACTGCACACATGAAAAGGGAGCAGATTTTAATTCACATGGAATTCAATTGAGTCCACAGCATGTATCATGAGATGGCAGCAACAAAAACAAATGTTCCAAAAAGAAGACAGCCATAGGCAAGGTCGATTTTACTTCCTATAGTATTTTGTGGCCTAATCGTGTGAGCAGATTTTAAGATGGTCCAACTTCAGCCCCATCTCTTGCAATTTGTTTTTATGTCGAGTTGCTAATCCCAAGGCACTTGTCTCCCAATGTAATTCAATTGAATGCTGAGGTAGCAAATTTGAAGCAACTAAATGGTGCATAATACTATTCTTGCGTGCTCAACATAAATATATTGTTCGCAGCAACCTACAACAGCCAAATCTCAACCACTTCAAACAGACTACACAATAGTGATTAGTGAATGGTGATTGCGGATTACTATTGAGGCTTCTCACAGCTTGTGGGTTACTGATGAGATTTCAACCACTTACTATTTCTCTAATGCTACCCTATAGCTTGTAACCATTGATCAAGATCCTTAGGCATAGTTGCATCACAGTACAAAACTCGGCACTTCTATACACTAAACTTTCAATTGCAGTGACACTTTTTGGATGGAAATAGGACACAAATAGTTGTCTAGCATAAAACATGTGCTGCTCAGCATACTAGCTATATCAATAACAAAATCAGTATGTGAATGCATGGCTTAAACAAATTGCGAGGCCTAAAAAAGAATTTAACTAATTATAACACTGTTAAATTTTGAAATAGACTTACGAAAGTCTTgttaactactccctccgtcccaaattataagatgttttggcttttcgagATACGTTGCATTTGCTATGCatatagatatacactatgtctagatacatagtaaaaacaatacaatgtatctagaaaagctaaaacatcttataatttggaacggatttagTAACTCTGATAGATATTAGGCACATATGAATCAGTTGCCAACTCTGCTAGCTAATTCACAACCCTAGAAAATGATACATAGTGGTATCATATGGCAGAAAACATATGATGAGCAGCATGCCTGCTAATGTAGGATGCATAATCAATATCGAGTTTCTGAAACCATAACACTGATAATTGTTCTACCATGCACTCATCATTGGTTTAGGACTCAATCAACTTAAAAGAAATATGTAAAAGACTTGTCAAAACAACAAAAGCATTGATGAAACTATTTTCGTGCATTTCCATGTTCCTGGAAGCAATAAAACAGAACATAGCAGCAACATAATTTATATGACAAAAAATCAGCACTACATTAGAATTACAAGAAGTAAAGTTACTCACACTGCCTTACAAGCTCCAGGAACATGATACTTGAAATGCATTTTGCCCAGCCAATACCTCGCATGTGTATTATCATTGTCAATCTCCAAAGccagctcaaagttttccttagCGCCCTTTAGACATGAAAGTTTTGTAAAACGAGATATTAAGACATTACTTTAAAAAAACAGTGTCAATCAGGTGGCCATGAGAGGTACACTTAGAAGGTTAAAGCGGGTTAAAGAACAAGGTCAGTGTAATCATCTGGTGGAATATCTCCATTCCACAACTCCAGCTGATTAATTCAGGGAATACTAGTGAACTCGTTACCCCAAGTTCTCTGCCAATGCTGGAGATATCACAAATTTCACCTACTAGGCTACAATCAATGAACCTTTTTGAGTGGATTAGGTGCTCCCTCATCTTATTGTGGAGAAATGGGGGCAGAAAGGAAGATAAACCCTAAGCCGTACCCTTAGAAGCGGGATGAGGCGCTTGTCGTTGCGGTCGGCGTAGTCGATGACGCGGTCGACCTCCTGGAGCGCACTCCATCCCTTGGCCACCAGCTCCATCGCCTTCTTGTTCCTGTCGTGCATCCACCTCTGCAACCAGACACCAAAATACGAAATAAACCGCGTCAGCATTTCTGCTCGTCACCAGCGCCACCAGTATAAAAcgtggctatcatcagatgagaTCCACCCACGGCCCACTCGACGCGCCCTAACCTGTGGGTTCAGTGCGGCGGCGAGCTGACTGGCGCGCATGGAAGAAGACGAAGACGAGGCGGCGGCGGACAGCCGCCGCGCTGACGCCGCGAGCATGACGGCGTGTTGGCCGAGGAGAGCGGCGCAGAGGCCTAGGCGCGGGCTACAGCTGGTGCTCTTGGCGGCGACGCCACCCCGCACTACCGTCGTATTCGTCTTCTTCCAGCGGCTGCGGGCGAGGGGAGCGTGGAAGCGGTGGGGGGAGCGGCCGCTCAGGCCATCGACAGcctgagtcgctgaccggtggccCCGCGTGAGACTTCGAAGCTACACGCTCGCCGGATTCATGGGCCGGGCCGGGCTGAGCTTACTCGAGACCCGAAATTGTACCGTGACACGGGACCGGTTATGCGGACCTTGATTTTCCCCATCAAGCTCCAAAATTGGTATATATTGCCTCTCAACTTTCAAAAATCTTTAAACTATCTCCCTTCTAGGGTTAGAAGTGGTTTCAAGGCAATTTAATCTTTTTGAGTTAAAAAATTTCTCGCAAATACCTTATAAGATTTTTAAACCACGAAAAATGAAAGTTTCTAAAAAATATGAGAAAATTATAGGGATATATTGAGAagatccaaataaaatatttggagctTGTGAAAAATATCTCCAAAAGCTTTTAAAAACTATAATTAACTCTAGGGACATATGAAAATATCTAGAAAATCTAAAAAAATCTTGAACATTCTAATTGATGTCTAAGGGCATTCCAAAACTTTCCATAACAAAAATGTGAGTTGGAACCAACAATAACATTGCATACATTTAATTTTAATGCTGTTGTGAAAAGTTTCTAAAACATATTTATATATTGATAAAACGTCTTGAGAATTTTCCAAATTTTCTATATATTTTTCCGTTTTTTTCTAAACCTAAATCTATTCTTAGAAGCTTTCGTAAATAATTTTAAGAGCTTTAAAATTTTTATTTGGGTTTGTCGTATCCTGATCTATCTCTAAGATTTTTCTCAAAAAAATTTAGAAGCTTAAAGACATTTTATTTGGTTTGGTCGTGTCCTAATCTATCTCTATTCCAAATTaaaagatgttttggcttttaaAGTTACATaatttttgttatgcacttagatatacaccatGCCTAGATACATGGTAAAATTGatatatttagaaaagccaaaacgtcttatagttTGAAATGGAGGGATTATCTTTTATGAGCGAGATTTTGAAAATGATTGGAGGAACCCAACAAATATACTCCCAACTTTTTTAGCTACTTGGAAAGCTTATTGATTTTACCAGTGGTTTTCATGGAACTATTAGAGATGCTCTTATACAATGACTTGGAGTTAATAAAGATCTTCACGAACCGATCGTCGATCATTGAGGCGACCTTTACCTATCCCTGTAAAGTCATCGTTTTGGGATAAAATATAGAGTCAGGGCTTCTTTGGATCCATACAACTAAAAGTTGAGGATCTATTGGATTCTCAGGTAATGTCTTACCTATCACCTAGCTAACAGTTACTGTTTTTTCCTAACTAACACAACTAACAGTTAGCTGGGTGGATCCAAACGGTACATTGGCATGCCATGGAGAGTTGGTATGCCAATGTAGCCTTCAAATCCAAACGGTACATTGGCATGCCATGGAGAGTTGGTATATCCTTCAAAAATGTGCGTTAGCCTTCTACACAGGCATGCCACATATGCAGGCATATGATAATTATTAATATTTGGAGCTTGTGCAGCACAAATATCCTAAAAAATTTGTTCCCATGGGGAGTCTAGCCTAGAACTTGAGGTGCTACTGAGCCTCTCACCTTTGAACTAGTTTGGGGATTGTTGGTGCAATTTGCTTCTTATGTTATAATATGCTAAAAAGAAGTATACTTATGTTATCTTATATGGATACGGATTTTCTGTTGTCATAATCTTCTTCAATATCAGAGTGGTTGATTGCATGAATTTTCTATTTGTTGTCCATGGTCCTTAGTCCTACGATAACACTCGTCCAACCGCTCCACTCTACAGTGATACGGACTGCATTGCTAACGTCAAGGAAAGGTATTTTGAGTATTGATTTTATCAGAAGAAAAATACAAGATGATCCTATTCTCAGATGTGAGGGCATGAGAATGAGACCAGAAGATCCATGGCTGCACCTAATTCCGGACGTTGACCTGGGACAACTTGTCAGGTCGGGAACACCTGGTTTAATGGTCACTTACCAGGTCAAGTCTTCTCTTGAAGATACAGCGACTGAAGGaaataagaaaacaaaaaaaaaagtgtatAATGTGATCATATCAATCTGTACACTGTATATCATATAAACTGTACGTGTACAACGATCACATCCTTCAGATGCCTGTAATTCTCGCGTTTTAGTACTCTTAAGCAAACATGGAGAATTCTTCCTCATGTACTTTTTCAGTGTGTGATTTTAATTCTAGTAACTTCGAAGCATAATAACTCATGGAGCAGCAAGTCAGCTAGGCCTCAAGAACTTGGCAGTGGAGGATGTTGTTCTTGGCGCGGCTGCGGCCAGCGAGGTTGGACAGCAGGCCCGTGACGAAGCTCTTGGTACGCGCTTTGCCGGCGAGGGTCTGCCACCGCTGGTTTCCTGCCCCGGCCGCGACGTCgacggccgagacgctcatgtcGTTGCGGACGACGCAGAGCCTTCCGTGGAGGGCGACAATGgcggccgcctccgccgcctgGGAGCTCCCTCGGTGCTGCTTGCTGTCGACGCAGGTGGTCCACGCGTCCGCAGCCTCGTCGTAGGCCCTCAACCGGCAGCCGTCCTTGCAGTCGGCAGCGTAGAGCCGGCCGTCGACGCACGCGCTGGGGCTCCGCCAGCCGGTGACCATGCCGTCGAGGACGACGG is from Miscanthus floridulus cultivar M001 chromosome 7, ASM1932011v1, whole genome shotgun sequence and encodes:
- the LOC136463016 gene encoding uncharacterized protein, whose translation is MLAASARRLSAAASSSSSSMRASQLAAALNPQRWMHDRNKKAMELVAKGWSALQEVDRVIDYADRNDKRLIPLLRGAKENFELALEIDNDNTHARYWLGKMHFKYHVPGACKAVGAALLVEAANMGDPDAQYELGCRLRIENDYVQSDQQAFHYIEQAVDQLHPGALYLLGAVYLTGDCVKRDIASALWCFHRASEKGHAGAAVAYGSLLLKGVEIPEVITRFNSGKSPSTGKMRKRNLQQDPIKLAKEQFQIAAEAGCDLGLRWLKRLEDYENQEEKLKQIQH
- the LOC136465323 gene encoding aspartyl protease family protein At5g10770-like; translated protein: MGTLPGGAASPGALSPTARPAHGHAPQRRRCAAGLGASSPAARPAQGRSSPAAQPAQGRSSQQRGQPSSRRISRPAPRPRLTPPPLAAAAGHRTTAARHPSAPRRASSRKEEVDGLRSTDAARVSSLQRRIDKYNRLITTSSTAAAAVAVTASKAQVPVTSGAKLRTLNYVATVGLGDGEATVIVDTASELTWVQCAPCESCHDQQGPLFDPSSSPSYAAVPCNSSSCDALQLAMGGMSGAAACSGADGGQDQQQPAAACSYTLSYRDGSYSRGVLAHDRLSLAGEVIDGFVFGCGTSNQGPPFGGTSGLMGLGRSQLSLVSQTMDQFGGVFS